From one Brachypodium distachyon strain Bd21 chromosome 4, Brachypodium_distachyon_v3.0, whole genome shotgun sequence genomic stretch:
- the LOC100828630 gene encoding NAC domain-containing protein 86 produces MAPVGLPPGFRFHPTDEELVNYYLKRKVHGLSIELDIIPEVDLYKCEPWELAEKSFLPSRDPEWYFFGPRDRKYPNGCRTNRATRAGYWKSTGKDRSINYQKRSIGMKKTLVFYQGRAPQGIRSNWVMHEYRIEESECNNTMGIQDSYALCRVFKKNVPVGEFEKQGECSTSRAKDNQEEVTDFEDAGQSSGAAENDKDNSWMQFIVDDLWCTNKTK; encoded by the exons ATGGCGCCGGTTGGTCTTCCCCCAGGCTTTAGGTTCCATCCAACTGATGAGGAGCTTGTGAACTATTACCTCAAGAGGAAGGTCCATGGCCTCAGCATTGAACTCGACATCATCCCAGAAGTAGACCTCTACAAATGCGAGCCTTGGGAGCTAGCAG AGAAATCATTCCTGCCTAGTAGAGACCCTGAGTGGTACTTCTTTGGGCCAAGGGATAGGAAGTACCCAAACGGATGCCGGACAAACCGTGCAACCCGAGCAGGATACTGGAAATCGACTGGCAAAGATCGGTCGATCAACTACCAGAAGAGGTCAATTGGTATGAAGAAGACATTAGTCTTCTACCAAGGTCGAGCTCCTCAGGGTATCAGGAGCAACTGGGTCATGCATGAGTACCGCATAGAAGAAAGCGAATGCAATAATACTATGGGGATTCAG GACTCCTATGCACTATGTagggttttcaaaaaaaatgtgccGGTTGGTGAATTTGAGAAGCAAGGGGAGTGCAGCACTTCACGGGCTAAAGACAACCAAGAAGAAGTTACAGACTTCGAGGATGCTGGACAGTCGTCAGGTGCTGCTGAGAATGATAAAGACAATTCATGGATGCAATTCATAGTAGATGATCTGTGGTGCACCAACAAAACAAAGTAA